The bacterium genomic interval CGGTGCCGGCCCGATGCCCGATGGGCCATGGCCGGTGCAGAAGAAAAGCCCCTCCAGCGCGCCCGCCCCGATGGCGGGGAGGCCGTCGGCGCAGAAGGGGCGGAAGCCGGTCCACATCTCGGAGATGGCGAGATTTTCGATGGCGGGGATCACCGCCATCCCGGCGGAAAAAAGCCAGGAGAGCCCGCCCACCGTGTGGCGGGGGTCCTCGCCCGCAAACTCGCGGGTGGCGCCGATGATGAGTCTTCCGTCCGTCCGGGGGACGAAGTAGGGATCGTTGTTCGTCAGGAGAACGTGGCGCAGGGAGATGGCGCGCGCATCGAGGGCGAAGATCTGCCCCTTTTGCGGCGTGACGGGCAGGCGCGGCAGGGCGCCCGCGATGGCGGGGCTGCCGGTTCCGGCGCAGATGACGGCGCTCTCCGCCGCGATCGTCTCCTCCTGGATGCGGAGCCCGCGAAAGCGCCCTCCCTCCGCGATCACCTCGCGGACGAGCGCCCCCGTGCGGATGGCGACGCCCTGCCTGCGGCAGGCGATCTCCAGCGCCTGGGCCAGCCGCCGGGTGTCCACGCTTCCTCCCTCGAGAAGAAGGGCGCCTGTGAGGGCGGGGGAGAGGGCGGGTTCGGCCCCGCGCAGCTCGTCTGCGGAGAGCCACTCGGTCTTTCCCCATTTCTTCCGGGCCGGATCGCTCTGAAGCTGCGCCGCTTCCCTTTCAGTGAGGGCGAGGAGCAGCGCCCCGCTCTCGCGGTACTCGGGGTCCAGCCCGCTCTCCTCGTTGATCGCGGCCGCCAGCTCCGGCCAGCGGGCTGATGACCTCTCCCGAAGGAGCAGGCCCGCCTCCCCGCCGCGCTCGGCCACCCCGCTCGTCCCGAAGCGCGAGATGATGCCCGCGGAGGCCCATGTCGCGCCCCCGCCCGGACGATCCTTTTCCAGGAGGGTGACCTTGCGGCCCGAACGGGCCAGCTCCCGGGCGATGAGCAGCCCGATCACCCCTCCGCCGACGACCAGGGTGTCCGTCATTTTCTCCCCGTTTTTGTTGCTGTTCCTTGCCGAGACCTTACGGTTTTTGGATGAAAAATTCCATCAGGGAGTGAAGGTTGATCTATTCGGCGAAGAGCCCGTCCGGGCGCTGCACGAGCCCGATCTCCTCCCCCGGCGCGAGCGCCCTCGCCGCGCGGACGAGCACCGTCCGCCGGCCGTGTTCGGCCTCGCCTTCGGCCAGGCCGAAATAAAGGGGCGGGTCGAATCCCGCCGGCGGGGTGTGGAGGGTGGTGGCCGCGCGGATGACGCCCCGCCGCGGAGGGGGCGCGCCGATGGGGACCCAGCCTTGCGCGGCCGAGGCGTCCTCCGGCGGGGGCGGGGTGTCCTCCGGCGGGGGGGCGTCCTCGCTCTCG includes:
- a CDS encoding FAD-dependent oxidoreductase, with the translated sequence MTDTLVVGGGVIGLLIARELARSGRKVTLLEKDRPGGGATWASAGIISRFGTSGVAERGGEAGLLLRERSSARWPELAAAINEESGLDPEYRESGALLLALTEREAAQLQSDPARKKWGKTEWLSADELRGAEPALSPALTGALLLEGGSVDTRRLAQALEIACRRQGVAIRTGALVREVIAEGGRFRGLRIQEETIAAESAVICAGTGSPAIAGALPRLPVTPQKGQIFALDARAISLRHVLLTNNDPYFVPRTDGRLIIGATREFAGEDPRHTVGGLSWLFSAGMAVIPAIENLAISEMWTGFRPFCADGLPAIGAGALEGLFFCTGHGPSGIGPAPASVELAAALICGAPPPFDPAPFDPKRFV